From a single bacterium genomic region:
- a CDS encoding translation initiation factor IF-3: MIRIPEVRVIDHDGQQVGVMQTRDALELAMSRGLDLVEISPTARPPVCKVLDFGKYKYELQKKTRVTKKKQHAITMKEMQYRPKIDEHDYQFKTRHVIDFLKEGHKVKVLVQFRGREMAHKEFGERVMDRLAADLADVAVIEIPARMEGSTLSMVVNPKNEPQKHKGTDDAEGENE, translated from the coding sequence ATGATTCGCATCCCCGAGGTTAGGGTGATTGACCATGATGGCCAGCAAGTTGGTGTGATGCAGACCAGAGATGCTCTTGAACTGGCGATGAGTCGCGGACTCGACTTAGTCGAGATTTCACCGACGGCAAGGCCGCCGGTTTGCAAAGTCCTCGATTTTGGCAAATATAAGTACGAACTGCAAAAGAAGACGCGTGTCACCAAGAAAAAGCAACATGCGATCACTATGAAGGAAATGCAGTATCGGCCGAAGATCGACGAGCATGATTATCAGTTCAAGACACGACACGTTATTGACTTCCTTAAGGAAGGTCACAAGGTGAAGGTCTTGGTGCAATTCCGCGGACGCGAAATGGCGCACAAAGAGTTTGGTGAGAGAGTAATGGACCGTCTGGCCGCCGATTTGGCGGATGTCGCCGTAATCGAGATTCCGGCAAGAATGGAAGGTTCGACGCTCTCGATGGTCGTAAATCCGAAGAATGAGCCTCAGAAGCATAAAGGAACAGACGATGCCGAAGGTGAAAACGAATAG
- the rpmI gene encoding 50S ribosomal protein L35 translates to MPKVKTNRAAAKRFKKTASGKIKHKQGFARHILSKKSAKRKRQLRKSAYVSSADQKKLKYLLPYG, encoded by the coding sequence ATGCCGAAGGTGAAAACGAATAGAGCTGCAGCAAAGCGTTTTAAGAAAACGGCGAGCGGCAAGATCAAACATAAACAGGGATTTGCTCGGCATATCCTCAGCAAGAAATCAGCGAAGCGCAAGAGACAATTGCGTAAGTCCGCCTATGTTAGCAGTGCGGATCAGAAGAAGCTGAAGTACCTGCTTCCGTACGGTTAA